A single window of Nicotiana sylvestris chromosome 3, ASM39365v2, whole genome shotgun sequence DNA harbors:
- the LOC138887975 gene encoding uncharacterized protein, giving the protein MLVSKDLDLHTCIELLKTHSLFKSCRFIVDISERVFASTSNEHANTKTQHDNQERCQQIVEVDMVEAQPLNEEVHQTFDSIQVEGQSIIEIDNEQALGIQVLESAPVIEVVADKTCTQITKRRSNLKQKESPTTILRENASLDQIKVGSVFDKKKSIINCFSNVAIKGHFEFKVVRSSSTRYSLTCNDDRCRWCVRAFRIKDSTLFKIVKLEKKHDCSVNTRKVDQRHATSKLISGYIIDNLRDPIFEVTPAFVMAEMQKLHGLDIGYHKAWRAIQHASALIRGSPEENYELLCSYLYMMTSKNPGTYTNIKIDDNNRFLYMFYAYGSSIAGWNHCRPVIAIDATFLKSKYRGVLMISVSKDANNQIFPLAFGIAESENNNSYEWYFSQLRNAIGSRENLIFLSDRHQAIANGIVKILQM; this is encoded by the exons atgcttgtaTCCAAAGATTTAGATCTTCACACATGTATAGAGTTGCTAAAAACTCATTCACTCTTCAAGAGCTGTCGTTTCATAGTTGATATTTCGGAAAGAGTTTTTGCATCAACAAGCAATGAACATGCCAACACAAaaactcaacatgacaatcaaGAGCGATGCCAACAGATAGTTGAAGtagatatggttgaagctcaaCCATTAAATGAAGAGGTGCATCAAACATTTGAttctattcaagtagaaggacaaAGCATTATAGAGATTGACAACGAACAAGCTTTGGGTATTCAAGTCTTAGAGAGTGCACCGGTAATCGAAGTAGTTGCTGACAAAACCTGCACTCAAATAACTAAACGAagatcaaatttgaaacaaaaagaatccccaactacgATATTAAGAGAAAATGCTTCTTTGGATCAAATAAAAGTCGGATCAGTATTTGACAAGAAGAAGAgcataattaattgtttttctaaTGTAGCAATCAAAGGACATTTTGAATTCAAAGTTGTTAGATCAAGCTCAACAAGATATTCGTTGACATGCAATGATGATAGGTGTCGTTGGTGTGTGCGtgctttcagaattaaagactcAACATTATTCAAGATAGTAAAGCTTGAGAAAAAGCATGACTGCTCTGTTAACACTAGGAAAGTAGATCAAAGGCATGCTACTTCAAAGTTGATTAGTGGTTACATTATCGATAATCTTCGGGACCCAATATTTGAAGTTACACCAGCTTTTGTTATGGCAGAGATGCAAAAATTGCATGGACTAGACATTGGATATCACAAGGCGTGGCGTGCTATTCAACATGCTTCCGCTTTAATAAGAGGAAGTCCCGAAGAAAATTATGAATTATTGTgttcatacttgtatatgatGACAAGTAAAAACCCGGGAACTTATACTAACATAAAGATAGACGACAACAACAG gtttctttatatgttttacGCATATGGATCATCGATAGCTGGTTGGAATCATTGTAGACCAGTGATTGCTATTGATGCGACTTTTTTGAAGTCAAAATATCGTGGTGTTTTAATGATTTCAGTTTCAAAAGATGCAAATAACCAAATTTTCCCATTAGCCTTTGGAATAGCAGAATCTGAAAACAACAATTCCTATGAGTGGTACTTTAGTCAGCTTCGCAATGCAATTGGGAGCCGTgagaatttgatttttttatcaGACAGGCATCAAGCTATTGCAAATGGCATTGTAAAG Atattgcaaatgtag
- the LOC138886908 gene encoding putative ubiquitin-like-specific protease 1B gives MALVYKDFSEDASDEFWCAGDNQLFLIPYVWGDRRRCGIAWTEVDKIFFPCRLPSEDDEAVTHFLLGVLDLNQKKIDVYDSIYSEPYEAGMNYMQMYARMIPHLLKFSQFDKNHKSFGNVFNKFDIQWQRSPHQTGSTDCGAFLIKFAELLMIGKDVQQFQPEDIKDFRKELAANLWAHGEWKRNSGYDTPPENVGDDYESENETFCPKEL, from the exons ATGGCACTTGTGTATAAAGATTTCAGTGAAGATGCTAGTGATGAGTTTTGGTGTGCTGGTGATAATCAGTTATTTCTGATACCATATGTGTGGGGGGACAGACGTAGATGTGGAATTGCATGGACTGAGGTTGACAAAATCTTTTTTCCATGTCGGCTTCCTTCAGAAGATGATGAAGCTGTGACACACTTTTTGTTGGGAGTATTGGACTTGAATCAAAAAAAGATTGATGTATATGATTCCATATACAGTGAGCCATATGAAGCAGGAATGAACTACATGCAAATGTATGCACGCATGATCCCCCATTTGCTAAAGTTCTCACAGTTTGACAAAAATCACAAGTCTTTTGGGAATGTCTTCAACAAATTTGATATACAGTGGCAAAGATCACCACACCAAACTGGATC GACTGATTGTGGTGCATTCCTGATCAAATTTGCCGAGTTGCTGATGATTGGAAAGGACGTGCAGCAATTCCAACCCGAAGACATAAAAGACTTTCGAAAAGAACTTGCTGCAAATCTTTGGGCACATGGTGAATGGAAAAGAAATTCTGGTTATGATACTCCACCAGAAAATGTTGGTGATGATTATGAGAGTGAAAATGAAACATTCTGTCCAAAGGAGTTGTAA
- the LOC138886909 gene encoding uncharacterized protein: MNMFGKADQMNTDRESSVPIRKYGVDDHCRATERTGIFNQDAGGVERDYMDVHAEGQYEREFRDAHLDDETENVTDIGKEVCGVPEKICRVCGLQSQEDLTSPLGTSVSEIVCKCLEGTYDLSTPLSYKEKFGVQTCASQG; the protein is encoded by the exons ATGAACATGTTTGGGAAAGCTGATCAGATGAACACAGATAGAGAATCTAGTGTTCCAATTAGAAAATATGGAGTTGATGATCATTGTCGTGCTACTGAGCGTACTGGCATATTCAACCAAGATGCAGGTGGTGTTGAACGTGATTATATGGATGTGCATGCAGAGGGTCAGTATGAAAGAGAATTTAGAGATGCACATCTAGATGATGAAACTGAAAATGTTACTGATATTGGGAAAG AAGTTTGTGGAGTGCCGGAGAAAATTTGTAGAGTTTGTGGATTGCAATCACAGGAGGATTTAACAAGTCCATTGGGGACAAGTGTCAGCGAGATTGTATGCAAATGCTTAGAAGGAACGTATGATCTCTCTACACCGCtgtcatacaaagaaaaatttggagTTCAAACTTGTGCCAGTCAAGGTTAG